A genomic segment from uncultured Marinifilum sp. encodes:
- a CDS encoding glycosyl hydrolase family 17 protein — MSVRSEYLMSLAGVDLEERSKDELKTLYHQYLESGMHGICFSPYMEGQEPGITQITEEQIRRRMEIIAPHTKWIRSFSCTEGNELIPKVAKEFGLKTMVGAWLGKYQSINENEIKGVIEVAKAGYADIVAVGNEVLYREDLSEEELLNYIYKVKKELSGIPVGYVDAYYEFANRPKVTEACDVILANCYPFWEGCSLENSYLYMKDMYNRAWRAGKGKKVIISETGWPNVGERFHGAEPSNENAMKYFIQTQNWSKEEDIEIFYFSSFDEDWKTSDEGDVGAFWGIWDKNEKLKF; from the coding sequence ATGTCAGTAAGAAGCGAATATTTAATGTCTTTGGCAGGTGTTGACCTGGAAGAAAGAAGCAAAGACGAATTAAAGACTTTATATCATCAATATTTAGAAAGTGGAATGCATGGCATTTGCTTTAGTCCTTATATGGAAGGGCAAGAGCCTGGGATAACACAGATTACTGAAGAGCAAATTCGCCGCAGAATGGAGATTATTGCTCCACATACAAAGTGGATTAGATCTTTTTCCTGTACCGAAGGAAATGAATTGATTCCAAAAGTAGCTAAAGAGTTTGGTCTTAAAACTATGGTTGGTGCCTGGTTGGGAAAATACCAAAGCATTAACGAAAACGAAATTAAGGGTGTAATTGAAGTTGCAAAAGCTGGATATGCTGATATTGTTGCTGTTGGTAACGAGGTTTTGTATCGCGAAGATTTAAGTGAAGAGGAACTGTTAAATTATATCTATAAGGTTAAAAAAGAGTTATCGGGAATTCCTGTCGGATATGTTGATGCTTATTATGAGTTTGCCAACAGACCAAAAGTTACTGAGGCATGCGATGTTATTCTGGCCAACTGTTATCCGTTTTGGGAAGGTTGCAGCCTCGAGAATTCATATTTATACATGAAAGATATGTACAACCGTGCCTGGAGAGCAGGAAAGGGAAAGAAAGTAATCATCTCAGAAACAGGATGGCCAAATGTGGGAGAGAGATTTCATGGTGCTGAACCGTCGAACGAAAATGCTATGAAATATTTTATTCAGACACAAAACTGGTCGAAGGAAGAAGACATTGAAATTTTCTATTTCTCATCCTTCGATGAAGATTGGAAAACATCTGATGAAGGTGATGTTGGTGCTTTTTGGGGAATATGGGATAAGAATGAGAAGTTGAAGTTTTAG
- a CDS encoding glycosyl hydrolase family 17 protein yields the protein MKNSLSIIILLSAMILTSCMNKKNKSQKDSEVKKSENLEIKQATNELLNGTSRAVAYSGFRSGQHPDRGNGAVNPSDAEILEDLQIISKDSLFNMIRLYDSGENSQSVLRIIKENKLNLKVMLGIWLKAELSAHETCGWLTEPIAQEVLDKNSIANQKEIDTGILLANEYPEIIIAVNVGNEALVEWNDHKVDTDSIISYVQKVQKEIKQPVTVADNYEWWAAHGKKLAKTVDFVSIHVYPVWEGKDIDEAMSYTIENVQKVRNALPNSKLVITEAGWASVASEFGERASEEKQEKYYHDLLKWSKEMNITTFFFEAFDEDWKGETANPLGAEKHWGLFTVDRKPKKVMEKFFDK from the coding sequence ATGAAAAATAGCCTTTCCATAATAATATTGCTTTCGGCAATGATATTAACATCCTGTATGAACAAAAAGAATAAGTCGCAAAAGGATAGCGAAGTGAAGAAATCAGAAAATCTTGAAATTAAGCAAGCTACTAATGAATTGTTGAATGGAACTTCAAGAGCCGTTGCTTATTCAGGCTTTCGAAGTGGACAGCATCCCGACAGAGGAAATGGAGCTGTTAATCCAAGCGATGCAGAAATTCTAGAAGATCTTCAAATTATATCAAAAGATTCTCTTTTTAACATGATTCGTTTGTACGATTCAGGCGAGAATTCACAATCTGTATTAAGAATAATAAAAGAAAATAAGCTTAATCTTAAAGTGATGCTGGGAATTTGGTTGAAAGCCGAATTAAGCGCTCATGAAACTTGCGGATGGCTTACCGAACCAATTGCTCAGGAAGTTTTAGATAAGAATAGTATTGCAAATCAGAAAGAAATTGATACTGGAATTTTACTGGCTAATGAATATCCCGAAATAATTATAGCTGTAAATGTTGGTAACGAAGCTTTGGTAGAGTGGAACGATCATAAAGTGGATACCGACAGTATTATTTCTTATGTGCAAAAAGTTCAGAAAGAGATTAAGCAACCTGTAACTGTTGCCGATAACTACGAATGGTGGGCAGCGCATGGTAAAAAATTAGCAAAGACAGTTGATTTTGTTTCCATTCATGTTTATCCGGTTTGGGAAGGTAAAGATATTGATGAAGCTATGTCGTACACAATTGAAAATGTTCAGAAAGTTCGTAATGCTTTACCGAATAGTAAACTGGTAATTACCGAAGCAGGATGGGCAAGTGTAGCATCAGAATTTGGCGAACGTGCCAGTGAAGAAAAACAGGAGAAATATTATCATGATCTGCTGAAATGGAGTAAAGAAATGAACATTACTACTTTCTTTTTCGAAGCTTTCGATGAGGATTGGAAAGGTGAAACTGCAAACCCATTGGGAGCAGAAAAACACTGGGGACTTTTCACAGTTGATCGCAAGCCAAAAAAAGTAATGGAAAAATTTTTTGATAAGTAG
- a CDS encoding MFS transporter yields MAHYKTAQEDIVPFGQKMAFGSGHLANQLFPAALGVFMVVLVMSLNMSPVLAGILGALPRLLDALTDPIMGFISDNTKSKWGRRKPYILLGSVITGLAFMVMWQLNPEDSEMYNFFYFLVVSIFFYVGYTIFATPLIGLGYEMTPDYNERTRLMAVSQWMGQIAWMIAPWFWVIIYDPDIFASAPEGARSLAIWVGAICMILGILPALFNKEMIVPDKSKMANLSRKELAKNTKEFVKGIKLTVKNKPFMKLCGATFFIFNGYQTIAQFAMFIIVYYMFGGIQADAGSWPAWFGTVTSICTAFLVIPIVTKLSEKLGKKNAFVVATLVSMIGYGLKWWGFNPENPWMIFMPLPFMAFGIGGLFTLMMSMTADVCDLDELNNGERREGMFGAVYWWMVKLGTALALLTSGIVLQAVGFDESIGAQSAETLINLRIADIIIPIVTAFMAIAIVWKYDITENRALDIREALIAKRGKIKH; encoded by the coding sequence ATGGCACATTATAAAACAGCACAAGAAGATATTGTTCCTTTCGGACAAAAAATGGCATTTGGTTCAGGACATTTGGCCAATCAGTTATTCCCTGCAGCTTTGGGAGTATTCATGGTTGTATTGGTCATGTCTTTAAATATGAGTCCTGTTTTAGCTGGGATTTTAGGTGCATTGCCTCGATTGTTGGATGCGCTGACTGATCCGATTATGGGATTCATATCAGATAATACCAAATCGAAATGGGGAAGACGTAAACCATATATTTTGTTGGGAAGTGTGATTACTGGTTTAGCTTTTATGGTAATGTGGCAGTTGAATCCGGAAGATTCAGAAATGTATAATTTCTTTTACTTTTTAGTAGTATCGATATTCTTTTATGTGGGTTATACCATTTTTGCAACTCCGTTAATTGGTTTGGGTTATGAAATGACTCCCGATTATAACGAACGTACTCGCTTAATGGCAGTATCGCAATGGATGGGACAAATTGCCTGGATGATTGCACCATGGTTTTGGGTGATTATTTATGATCCGGATATTTTTGCCTCGGCACCCGAAGGAGCTCGTTCTTTAGCCATTTGGGTTGGTGCAATTTGCATGATATTGGGAATTTTACCAGCATTGTTTAATAAGGAAATGATTGTGCCCGATAAAAGTAAAATGGCTAATCTTTCAAGAAAAGAATTAGCTAAAAATACAAAGGAATTTGTAAAAGGAATTAAACTTACGGTTAAAAATAAACCATTTATGAAGCTTTGCGGAGCAACATTCTTTATTTTTAATGGTTATCAAACAATTGCACAGTTTGCCATGTTTATTATTGTTTATTATATGTTCGGTGGAATTCAGGCTGATGCAGGTTCGTGGCCAGCATGGTTTGGTACTGTTACTTCAATATGTACTGCCTTTTTGGTAATTCCTATTGTTACAAAACTTTCAGAAAAATTGGGAAAGAAGAATGCTTTTGTTGTGGCTACACTTGTTTCGATGATTGGTTATGGCCTAAAGTGGTGGGGATTTAATCCTGAAAATCCATGGATGATTTTTATGCCTCTTCCGTTTATGGCATTTGGTATTGGTGGCTTGTTTACCCTAATGATGAGCATGACTGCAGATGTTTGTGATTTGGATGAATTAAACAATGGCGAACGTCGTGAAGGGATGTTCGGAGCGGTTTACTGGTGGATGGTTAAATTAGGAACAGCTCTGGCATTGCTTACCAGTGGAATTGTTTTACAGGCAGTTGGCTTTGATGAGTCGATAGGCGCACAAAGTGCAGAAACACTAATAAACCTTCGTATTGCTGATATTATAATTCCTATTGTAACCGCATTTATGGCAATTGCAATTGTATGGAAATATGATATTACTGAAAATAGAGCACTCGATATACGTGAAGCTTTAATTGCAAAACGAGGAAAAATAAAGCATTAA
- a CDS encoding cellulase family glycosylhydrolase, with protein sequence MKLKIQIFFILIFLSASCQKPDVKYVYVDGKKIYSPQGEPLHLKGVNLGNWLLPEGYMFKMKNCNSPRLIDQAIRELIGNTATTAFWDSFLENYITESDIKWLSDAGVNIIRLPFDYRLLTHDDFLGRDIHAYKYLDKAISWCEKYNIYVLLDMHAAPGGQTGDNIDNSDGFPWLMVDEGMQQKVCDIWQGIAKRYAKNTTVIGYNLLNEPIPQYFDKDSLKPYLEPLYKKITKAIRVVDNKHIVFLGGAVWETDFSVFSEPFDDKLVYTFHKYWMPPKQKEIQQYLDFRDKYNVPVFMGESGENEDAWVRSFRELLDKHEIHWTFWPYKKMDNTRGPMNFDKPNGYDNFVRYAEGNRSSFQEIRSLKDSLDGINKDDIVTLLKEFVENSKFENCYPNKGYCKALGLND encoded by the coding sequence ATGAAGTTGAAAATTCAGATATTTTTTATTCTAATATTTTTATCTGCATCATGTCAGAAGCCAGATGTAAAATATGTTTATGTGGATGGTAAAAAAATTTATTCGCCACAAGGTGAACCATTGCATTTAAAAGGTGTGAACCTAGGAAATTGGTTACTGCCCGAAGGTTATATGTTCAAAATGAAAAACTGTAACTCGCCACGCTTGATTGATCAAGCTATACGAGAATTGATTGGGAACACTGCTACTACAGCTTTTTGGGACTCTTTTCTGGAAAATTACATCACAGAATCCGATATAAAATGGTTATCAGACGCAGGGGTAAATATCATACGTTTACCTTTCGATTATCGTTTATTAACTCATGATGATTTTTTGGGAAGAGATATTCATGCTTATAAATATTTGGACAAAGCCATTAGTTGGTGCGAAAAATACAATATTTATGTATTACTTGATATGCATGCTGCTCCAGGAGGTCAAACTGGTGATAATATTGATAATAGTGATGGTTTTCCCTGGTTAATGGTAGACGAAGGCATGCAACAAAAGGTTTGTGATATTTGGCAAGGGATAGCAAAAAGATATGCAAAGAATACCACAGTAATTGGATATAATTTGTTAAACGAGCCTATTCCACAATATTTTGATAAGGATAGCTTAAAACCTTATTTAGAGCCTTTGTATAAAAAGATTACCAAAGCAATAAGAGTGGTTGATAATAAGCATATTGTATTTTTAGGAGGTGCTGTTTGGGAGACAGATTTTTCAGTGTTTTCGGAACCTTTTGATGATAAGTTGGTTTATACATTTCACAAATATTGGATGCCTCCTAAACAAAAGGAAATACAGCAGTATCTTGATTTTAGAGATAAGTACAATGTTCCAGTTTTTATGGGTGAAAGTGGTGAAAATGAAGATGCTTGGGTTAGAAGTTTTAGAGAATTGTTGGATAAGCATGAAATTCATTGGACATTTTGGCCATATAAGAAAATGGATAATACACGTGGACCAATGAATTTTGATAAACCTAATGGATACGATAATTTCGTTAGGTACGCAGAAGGTAATAGAAGTTCATTTCAAGAAATAAGATCCTTAAAGGATAGTCTGGATGGAATAAATAAAGACGATATTGTGACTTTGCTTAAAGAATTTGTGGAAAACAGCAAATTTGAAAATTGTTATCCGAATAAAGGATATTGCAAGGCCTTAGGTTTAAATGATTAA
- a CDS encoding glycoside hydrolase family 30 protein — MKLNNLCVIFMSLSMMACNVKDKNLLVDIYETSAAGNQLQKIDASSAEKIDAEIKINPDQKYQEIIGFGGSFTESTAYLMNKMGKENRKLIIDAYFGESGAKYSLTRTHINSCDFSLSNYSYAPVEGDKELKHFSIDEDRDDIIPMIKEAMAVSKDGFKIMSSPWTAPIWMKDNKEWKGGKLLPEYYDTWALFFSKYINEYKKEGIDIWGITVENEPLGNGYNWESMHYTPEEMVDFVSNHLGPKLKADGHDVKVLGYDQNRDELKEWADIMYKDEQSAEYFDGMAIHWYASTYDYMPDVLQYTHDKAPNKLMIQSEACNDAEVPHWNDDAWYWKKEATDWGFDWAPEEQKHLHPKYVPVYRYARDIIGCLNNWVQGWVDWNMVLDTQGGPNWANNWCLAPVIVDPEKDEVYFTPVYHTLAHFSKYIRPAATRIGFEVNNDDLMVTAAQNPDGSIAVVILNMKEEAKQIKLVLAGKETAFTIDAQAIQTVMIKSER, encoded by the coding sequence ATGAAACTAAACAATCTATGTGTAATTTTTATGAGCTTAAGTATGATGGCTTGTAATGTAAAAGATAAAAATTTGCTAGTTGATATTTATGAAACATCAGCAGCAGGGAATCAACTTCAAAAAATAGATGCGTCTTCGGCTGAAAAAATCGATGCGGAAATAAAAATTAATCCAGATCAGAAATATCAGGAAATAATCGGATTTGGAGGTTCCTTTACCGAGTCGACTGCTTACCTAATGAATAAAATGGGCAAAGAAAACCGTAAGCTTATCATTGATGCTTATTTTGGTGAGAGTGGTGCAAAATATTCCTTAACCAGAACTCATATCAATTCCTGCGATTTTTCGCTAAGCAACTATTCGTATGCTCCTGTTGAAGGAGATAAGGAACTGAAACATTTCTCTATCGACGAAGATCGTGACGATATCATTCCAATGATAAAAGAGGCAATGGCAGTTTCGAAAGATGGATTCAAAATTATGTCATCGCCATGGACCGCACCTATTTGGATGAAAGATAATAAGGAATGGAAAGGTGGAAAACTATTGCCTGAATATTACGATACCTGGGCTTTGTTTTTCTCGAAATATATAAACGAATATAAAAAAGAGGGAATTGATATTTGGGGAATTACAGTTGAGAACGAACCCTTGGGTAATGGTTACAACTGGGAAAGTATGCATTATACTCCAGAAGAAATGGTTGATTTTGTGAGTAATCACTTGGGACCAAAACTAAAGGCTGATGGTCATGATGTGAAGGTATTGGGTTACGACCAAAACAGAGATGAGTTGAAAGAGTGGGCCGATATTATGTATAAAGATGAACAATCTGCTGAATATTTCGATGGAATGGCCATTCACTGGTACGCGAGCACTTACGATTATATGCCCGACGTTTTGCAATACACACACGATAAAGCTCCCAATAAACTGATGATTCAGTCGGAAGCTTGTAATGATGCCGAAGTTCCTCACTGGAACGATGATGCTTGGTATTGGAAAAAAGAAGCAACCGATTGGGGATTCGATTGGGCACCTGAAGAGCAAAAGCACTTGCATCCTAAATATGTTCCGGTATATCGTTATGCACGCGATATTATTGGTTGTTTAAACAACTGGGTACAAGGTTGGGTAGACTGGAACATGGTATTGGATACTCAGGGCGGTCCAAACTGGGCAAATAACTGGTGTTTGGCTCCTGTTATTGTCGATCCTGAAAAAGATGAGGTGTATTTTACTCCAGTGTACCACACCTTGGCGCATTTTAGCAAATACATTCGTCCTGCTGCTACCCGAATTGGCTTTGAAGTTAATAATGATGATTTAATGGTAACAGCAGCTCAAAATCCTGATGGTTCAATAGCTGTTGTGATTTTGAATATGAAAGAAGAAGCCAAACAAATAAAATTAGTATTGGCAGGAAAAGAAACGGCATTTACAATTGATGCTCAGGCCATTCAGACTGTGATGATCAAGTCTGAACGCTAA
- a CDS encoding glycoside hydrolase family 2 TIM barrel-domain containing protein produces MNNKVSISGRSILVNDSVYLIKGVCYHPVPKGSKERSFETLGQDLKLMNEAGVNTIRLYSPIDNKLVLDQIHKAGIKVIVGFGYNQKGHYDMLSGTFADYIIKYKSHPAILFWELGNEYNYHPEWFEGDMTNWYNALNHAALKIHEIDKLHPVATAHGELPDSLALSVCTDIDIWGMNVYRWDNPGSIFIEWKTICNKPMYLSEAGADSYMTIARSGYEQGENQKAQADATRKIIESTFKNQEICSGLALFAFVDEFWKAGNIHAQDAGGWAPNSSGVPYDGAPNEEYWGIVNIDRSKKQAFQVVKEKYTGLVQSN; encoded by the coding sequence ATGAATAACAAAGTCTCAATTTCAGGAAGAAGTATTCTTGTAAACGATTCTGTCTATCTGATTAAAGGAGTTTGCTATCATCCCGTTCCAAAGGGAAGTAAAGAGAGAAGCTTTGAAACTTTAGGTCAGGATTTAAAATTGATGAATGAAGCTGGAGTCAATACAATTCGCTTGTATTCTCCAATTGATAATAAGTTGGTCTTAGATCAAATCCATAAAGCCGGAATAAAGGTAATTGTTGGTTTTGGATACAATCAAAAAGGACATTACGATATGCTTTCCGGAACATTTGCTGATTACATTATCAAATACAAATCGCATCCTGCCATTTTGTTTTGGGAATTGGGTAATGAGTACAACTATCACCCCGAATGGTTCGAGGGAGACATGACAAACTGGTACAATGCTTTGAATCATGCGGCTCTTAAAATTCACGAAATAGACAAATTACATCCGGTGGCAACCGCTCACGGAGAATTACCTGATTCTTTAGCTCTTTCTGTTTGTACTGATATTGATATCTGGGGAATGAATGTTTACCGCTGGGATAATCCGGGAAGTATATTTATAGAATGGAAGACCATTTGCAATAAACCCATGTACTTGTCCGAAGCTGGAGCTGATAGCTACATGACCATTGCCAGGAGCGGATATGAGCAAGGGGAAAATCAAAAGGCTCAAGCCGATGCTACAAGAAAAATTATAGAATCTACATTTAAGAATCAGGAAATCTGTTCTGGTCTTGCTCTCTTTGCCTTTGTTGATGAATTCTGGAAAGCTGGTAATATCCATGCGCAGGATGCTGGAGGATGGGCTCCAAACAGTAGTGGAGTGCCCTACGATGGAGCCCCAAACGAAGAATATTGGGGAATTGTAAATATAGATAGAAGTAAGAAGCAAGCCTTTCAGGTTGTAAAAGAAAAATATACTGGCTTAGTTCAGTCTAACTAG
- a CDS encoding MFS transporter has product MDVKLSLKEKIGYSLGDTASHFVWDMVGFWILIFYTDTFGISAAAAGTIMLIARFWDMISDPIMGIIADRTKTRWGKFRPYILWMALPYSVLAVLTFTTPDLGPTGKVIYAGVTYILLMSVFTAINLPYSSLGAVMTSDSYERAGLNSYRFIFAFVGQFIVSGTALSLALYFGGGDNAKGYQYTLILFSIISFILFMITFKTTKERVQPPKEQKQNLKEDFKNLFKNRPWLILFFVGIVSFIMFAMQNLSIAYYFKYYIGNEENVQLFNVIGTIALIVAIPFSKPLAKQFGKRNVFLASSLLSGFFFICLYIPSAENTIMIYSFNILAKMAYAPAVPLLWTMLADTADYSEWKTGRRSTGLVFSAATFAQKAGWGIGGALAGWLLAVFQFTPNVEQTETAITGIKLMISVIPGILYMSCAILLYFYTIDHDTCVVMKKDLDQRRLAEVSQ; this is encoded by the coding sequence ATGGATGTAAAACTTTCATTAAAAGAAAAAATAGGATACAGTTTAGGAGATACAGCCTCCCATTTTGTATGGGATATGGTAGGTTTCTGGATTTTGATTTTCTACACCGATACTTTTGGAATATCGGCTGCAGCTGCCGGAACCATTATGCTAATTGCCCGCTTTTGGGATATGATTAGTGATCCGATTATGGGAATTATTGCCGATCGTACAAAAACACGCTGGGGAAAATTCAGACCTTATATTTTATGGATGGCTTTACCTTATAGCGTGCTGGCTGTTCTTACTTTTACAACACCCGACTTGGGACCTACTGGTAAGGTGATTTACGCAGGAGTTACATACATTCTTTTGATGTCGGTTTTTACAGCTATAAATCTTCCATATTCCTCTTTAGGAGCCGTTATGACATCTGATTCTTACGAGCGGGCAGGCTTAAACTCATATCGATTCATCTTCGCTTTTGTGGGGCAGTTTATTGTTTCGGGAACCGCATTAAGTTTGGCTTTGTATTTTGGCGGAGGCGATAATGCCAAAGGATATCAGTACACTTTAATACTGTTTTCCATTATCAGCTTTATCTTGTTTATGATTACTTTTAAAACAACAAAAGAAAGAGTACAACCTCCAAAAGAGCAAAAACAAAATTTAAAGGAAGATTTTAAAAATCTTTTTAAAAATAGACCTTGGCTAATTTTATTTTTTGTGGGAATTGTATCATTTATCATGTTTGCAATGCAAAACTTATCCATTGCCTATTATTTTAAATATTACATAGGAAATGAAGAAAATGTGCAGCTATTTAATGTGATTGGAACCATAGCTTTAATTGTGGCAATTCCTTTCTCAAAACCGCTGGCAAAACAATTCGGCAAACGCAATGTGTTTTTGGCTAGTTCATTGCTTTCCGGATTTTTCTTCATCTGCCTTTACATTCCATCTGCCGAGAATACAATTATGATTTATTCCTTTAATATTTTGGCAAAAATGGCTTATGCACCTGCAGTTCCATTACTATGGACCATGCTTGCCGATACCGCCGATTACTCGGAGTGGAAAACCGGACGACGTTCCACCGGACTCGTATTTTCTGCAGCTACATTTGCTCAAAAAGCAGGCTGGGGTATTGGTGGAGCTTTAGCCGGATGGTTATTGGCTGTTTTTCAATTTACGCCAAATGTAGAACAGACCGAAACGGCCATTACAGGTATTAAACTAATGATATCAGTAATTCCAGGAATTTTGTACATGTCTTGCGCAATTCTTCTCTATTTCTATACCATCGATCATGATACCTGTGTGGTGATGAAAAAAGATTTAGACCAAAGACGCTTGGCAGAAGTTTCTCAATAA
- a CDS encoding mechanosensitive ion channel family protein: protein MLETLETLIKDLGIGYKLLFILMAAAAGLILSKLIHFFMNRMLKKAANKLNVDPTNYNFLKNAVSFLIFIVVIIIIFYSIPELKNLGMSLLASAGILAAIVGFASQQAFSNIVSGIFIVIFKPFRVGDFIKIGELHFGTVEDITLRHTIIKNPENRRVIIPNSVISSETILNSTIGDAKICAFLELSISYNSNIDKAIEIMQTQALAHPNFIDNRSDIDKLENTPPVIVRVISLGDSGILLRAYIWAADSGKSFVMKCDLNKSIKEEFDKNNIEIPFPHQTVYLRQETPFKITKE, encoded by the coding sequence ATGTTAGAAACGCTTGAAACATTAATTAAAGATCTCGGAATAGGCTATAAGCTTTTGTTTATTCTTATGGCTGCAGCTGCAGGATTAATTCTATCAAAATTGATTCATTTCTTTATGAATCGCATGTTAAAAAAAGCTGCTAACAAATTAAATGTAGATCCTACCAACTATAATTTTTTAAAAAATGCGGTAAGTTTTCTAATTTTCATTGTAGTTATAATCATTATTTTTTACTCCATACCCGAGTTAAAAAATCTTGGTATGAGTCTTTTGGCCAGTGCGGGTATTTTGGCTGCCATAGTTGGTTTTGCATCGCAGCAAGCTTTCTCTAACATTGTTAGTGGTATTTTTATTGTTATATTCAAGCCGTTTCGTGTTGGAGACTTTATTAAGATTGGAGAACTTCACTTTGGTACTGTTGAAGACATAACCTTACGTCATACTATTATTAAGAATCCTGAAAACAGAAGGGTAATTATCCCCAATTCTGTAATAAGTTCGGAAACCATTTTGAACTCTACCATTGGAGATGCAAAAATTTGTGCTTTTCTCGAGCTTAGTATTAGCTATAATTCTAATATAGATAAGGCAATTGAAATTATGCAAACACAAGCTCTTGCTCATCCTAATTTTATAGACAATAGAAGTGATATAGATAAGTTAGAGAACACACCTCCTGTTATTGTTAGAGTTATTAGCCTAGGTGATTCTGGTATTCTTTTAAGAGCTTATATTTGGGCTGCAGATTCAGGTAAAAGTTTTGTTATGAAATGCGATTTAAATAAATCGATTAAGGAAGAATTTGATAAGAATAATATCGAAATTCCATTTCCTCATCAAACCGTTTATCTTAGACAAGAAACTCCCTTTAAAATAACAAAGGAATAA
- a CDS encoding ATP-binding protein encodes MSNYKKDQYSSETHTPYSNTLQNEIILVKKASGEEEPFILDKLARSLKNAGADDSSIENILNNIQDWVFSGITTKQIYSRAFKLLRRIKKSSAMRYRLKQAIIDLGPTGYPFEQFIGQIFEKQGCEINVGVVVEGFFVNHEMDVVATQNNIQHLVECKYHKDQGKNVSIQVPLYVHSRVGDIVHKRNQLPKYKGLNFQGWLITNTRFSEDSILYGTGCGLKLLAWDYPKQRGLKEIVEELRLYPVTILHNLNRKQKQELVNKGIVTCFQLKENVEVLDTILLSDRKNKLLRKELQEICAVR; translated from the coding sequence ATGAGTAATTATAAAAAAGACCAATATAGTTCTGAAACACACACACCTTATTCCAATACACTTCAAAATGAAATTATCCTTGTTAAAAAAGCTTCAGGCGAGGAAGAACCTTTTATTTTGGACAAATTAGCTCGCTCTTTAAAAAACGCTGGAGCTGATGATTCAAGTATCGAAAATATTCTAAATAATATTCAGGATTGGGTTTTTTCAGGAATTACAACCAAACAAATATATTCCAGAGCTTTTAAATTACTGCGTCGAATTAAGAAATCCTCGGCAATGCGATATCGCTTAAAGCAGGCTATAATAGACTTAGGACCAACAGGCTATCCTTTCGAACAGTTTATAGGTCAGATATTCGAAAAACAAGGTTGCGAAATAAATGTTGGAGTAGTAGTAGAGGGTTTTTTTGTTAATCATGAAATGGATGTTGTTGCCACACAAAATAATATTCAACACCTTGTTGAGTGCAAATACCATAAGGATCAAGGTAAAAATGTAAGTATTCAGGTACCATTGTATGTACACTCGAGAGTAGGTGATATTGTTCATAAAAGAAATCAATTACCGAAATACAAAGGGCTTAATTTTCAGGGGTGGCTTATTACAAATACAAGATTTTCAGAAGATTCGATATTATACGGAACAGGTTGCGGCTTAAAACTTTTAGCTTGGGATTATCCTAAACAGCGTGGTTTAAAAGAAATTGTGGAAGAGCTTCGCTTGTATCCTGTAACCATACTACATAATTTAAACAGAAAACAAAAGCAGGAACTTGTAAACAAGGGAATAGTAACTTGTTTTCAGTTAAAAGAAAATGTAGAGGTTTTAGATACAATTTTATTAAGTGACAGAAAAAATAAACTGCTAAGGAAAGAGCTTCAGGAAATTTGTGCTGTACGATAG